The Epinephelus lanceolatus isolate andai-2023 chromosome 1, ASM4190304v1, whole genome shotgun sequence genome has a window encoding:
- the lyar gene encoding cell growth-regulating nucleolar protein, translating to MVFFTCNGCGESLKKAQVDKHVNICRGCQVLSCIDCGKDFWGDDYKDHIKCISEDQKYGGKGYEAKANKGDVKQQQWIQRVHDAMNKPGVSAKLKDVLQQVSSYDNVPRKKAKFQNWMRNSLKIANTSLHDEVWEVLSAADKVPEAPQQTSEPKQAVAEADATENEKQNGHPDVEKKKLNKRERKEARQQKNGKALKGTEKTAAQEPEEGKKKKKDRKRKRASEEDEDEEQDGAEKKTSSKKTKTAEQEAEAADTSEETQDQEVPKGKFNWKGNIKAVLREADDQELSVKKLRKKVLAAYYSFYGDGNFRKEEEVLALFNKKINNNPKFRVLKDRVRLVK from the exons ATGGTGTTTTTCACCTGCAACGGCTGTGGTGAATCCCTGAAGAAAGCTCAGGTTGATAAACACGTGAACATATGCCGGGGCTGCCAGGTCCTGTCCTGCATCGACTGTGGAAAAGACTTCTG GGGCGATGACTACAAGGACCACATCAAATGCATCAGTGAAGATCAGAAGTATGGAGGCAAAGGTTACGAGGCCAAGGCAAACAAAGGAgatgtgaaacagcagcagtggaTCCAG AGAGTCCACGACGCCATGAACAAACCTGGAGTCAGTGCAAAACTAAAAGATGTGCTCCAACAAGTCAGCTCCTATGACAATGTACCGAGAAAGAAGGCCAAGTTTCAG AATTGGATGAGAAACAGTCTTAAAATAGCCAACACGAGTCTTCATGATGAAGTGTGGGAGGTCCTGTCTGCAGCTGACAAA GTTCCTGAGGCCCCCCAGCAGACCAGTGAACCTAAACAGGCTGTGGCTGAAGCGGATGCTactgaaaatgaaaagcagAACGGCCATCCAGATGTTGAGAAAAAGAAACTGAACAAACGGGAGCGCAAAGAGGCCCGTCAACAGAAGAATGGGAAGGCTCTGAAAGGCACTGAAAAGACAGCTGCTCAGGAGCCAGAAGagggcaaaaagaaaaagaaggacaggaagagaaaacGCGCCTCTGAGGAGGACGAAGATGAAGAGCAGGACGGTGCTGAAAAAAAGACATCCAGcaagaaaacaaagacag CTGAACAAGAAGCAGAGGCTGCTGACACATCAGAGGAGACTCAGGATCAAGAAGTTCCCAAAG GCAAATTCAACTGGAAGGGAAACATCAAGGCGGTACTGAGAGAAGCAGATGACCAGGAACTGTCAGTAAAGAAACTCAGGAAGAAG GTTTTGGCGGCGTACTACTCTTTCTATGGTGATGGAAATTttagaaaggaggaggaggtgcttGCACTTTTCAACAAGAAGATCAACAACAATCCCAAATTTAGAGTCTTGAAAGACAGAGTTAGACTTGTAAAGTAG
- the tmem128 gene encoding transmembrane protein 128 isoform X2 codes for MLNDNELVTLRNRFKRDAEFLMQTTTNGDEDEKSQEEKDAKPLPRINRHSVFWIMASIGVTYYVDFLRNIMENDDIKSWWFNVGLILLGICLSLAMFCIVYLEWFKGIRHYDQEYPAIPPITTAAFIAASCSAPNGICKNPLQLNGNNQSELRSL; via the exons ATGCTTAACGACAATGAACTTGTTACGTTGCGGAACAGATTTAAGAGAGATGCGGAGTTTCTtatgcaaacaacaacaaatggcGACGAAGACGAAAAGA GTCAGGAGGAAAAAGATGCTAAACCTCTTCCTCGCATTAACAGACACTCCGTTTTCTGGATCATGGCATCTATAGGTGTGACCTACTACGTTGATTTCCTCCGTAACATCATGGAGAACGACGATATCAAAAG TTGGTGGTTCAATGTGGGTCTGATACTCCTTGGGATCTGCCTGTCTCTGGCCATGTTTTGCATTGTGTACCTGGAGTGGTTCAAAGGCATCCGGCACTACGACCAAGAATATCCTGCCATTCCTCCCATCACCACTGCAGCATTTATTGCAGCATCTTGCAg tgctcctaatggcatttgcaagaatccactgcAGCTGAAtggaaacaaccaatcagagctgaggagtctctaa